One window of the Lytechinus variegatus isolate NC3 chromosome 3, Lvar_3.0, whole genome shotgun sequence genome contains the following:
- the LOC121411897 gene encoding G patch domain-containing protein 4-like: MSGDSFARNHLEKYGWEKGKGLGRTETGISDAIKPKLKFDKAGIGHDVGEQFSFHWWDHVFNQAAKNIHVENTEEGVQVKKGTKSTLISNKRSTHENKKKPTLLYGAFVKHGTLNPDGAISQDIDSTSSSDESDDNKPPETYEGNDEMLFKACGGRTAHKGARHGLRLSGKLQRIEQQENYHSNQVNKKERKGQSTTDEMEREESSCTKKKRKKKRRNEEEIEMDGLMDRVKNRLEEEMEGVEDDVEKIQCKKKKRKKHKGTDLESLEDTPVNAVNEDGTSSSISSSGVGLKENDGLCSAHSTKNKPKKGKKSKLRMTVEIVEGETHNNPVSNEGADANSRRRKKKAKKEKRKVEMDRDIENSDSSENRKGHYSSGRKDRSEGENHEEVKTKKKDVKKSGKRRRQVEDDEAFNTSSVNQGHDKHICNGVSKKKKKRKSDNALLGS, translated from the exons ATGTCAGGGGATTCTTTTGCTAGGAATCATCTGGAGAAATATGGCTGGGAAAAGG GTAAAGGACTTGGACGAACAGAGACAGGAATCTCAGATGCAATCAAGCCAAAGCTGAAGTTTGATAAAGCAGGA aTTGGTCATGATGTTGGAGAGCAGTTTTCTTTCCATTGGTGGGACCACGTCTTCAATCAAGCTGCCAAGAACATCCACGTTGAAAACACAGAG gaGGGTGTGCAGGTGAAGAAGGGAACCAAATCTACTCTCATCTCCAACAAGAGAAGTACACATGAAAACAAGAAGAAACCAACTCTTCTCTATGGTGCATTTGTGAAG catggAACTCTTAATCCAGATGGGGCCATCTCTCAGGATATAGACTCCACCTCCTCCAGTGACGAGAGTGACGACAACAAACCTCCAGAAACATATGAAGGCAATGATGAGATGCTTTTCAAGGCTTGCGGAGGTCGTACAGCACACAA gGGTGCACGGCATGGCCTTCGTCTGTCAGGGAAGCTGCAGCGGATTGAACAGCAGGAGAATTACCATAGCAACCAGGtaaacaaaaaggaaagaaagggacaGTCTACCACTgatgagatggagagagaggaaAGCAGTTGcacaaagaagaaaaggaaaaagaagagaaggaatGAAGAGGAGATTGAAATGGATGGGTTGATGGACAGAGTCAAGAATAGACTAGAAGAAGAAATGGAGGGAGTTGAGGATGACGTAGAGAAGATACAAtgcaagaagaagaagaggaagaaacaTAAAGGAACAGATCTGGAGTCTTTGGAGGACACTCCTGTAAATGCTGTCAATGAAGATGGGACGAGTAGTAGCATTAGCTCTTCAGGAGTTGGATTGAAGGAAAATGATGGTTTATGTTCTGCGCATTCGACGAAGAACAAAccgaagaaaggaaagaaatccAAATTAAGAATGACTGTGGAGATAGTAGAAGGCGAGACTCACAATAATCCTGTCTCGAATGAGGGAGCTGATGCCAATAGTcgtaggaggaagaagaaagccaagaaggaaaagaggaaAGTTGAGATGGACAGAGATATTGAAAACAGTGACTCATCAGAGAATAGAAAAGGACACTATTCATCAGGAAGGAAAGATAGATCAGAAGGTGAAAATCATGAAGAGGTTAAAACTAAGAAGAAAGATGTAAAGAAGAGTGGGAAAAGACGAAGGCAGGTAGAAGATGATGAAGCCTTCAACACTTCATCAGTGAACCAAGGGCATGATAAACATATATGCAATGGTGTCtctaagaagaaaaagaaaagaaaatcagacaatGCACTATTAGGATCATAG